Proteins encoded by one window of Actinocorallia herbida:
- a CDS encoding ammonium transporter codes for MDKIDTGSTAWMIAATALVLLMTPGLAFFYGGMTRAKSVLNMMMMSFVSMITVTVLWVLFGHSLAFDAAGNETVNKFVGGLDAWGLQSLITTATSDEGGMPSLTFSAFQLTFAIITVALISGAIADRAKFGAWVVFGGLWATLVYFPVAHWVWGGGWLTELGIEDFAGGTVVHINAGAAALALALVLGKRKGWPKEPMRPHNLPYVLLGAALLWFGWFGFNAGSELAVDGTAALAFINTQIAAAVAAGAWLLVEKLRDGHATSLGAASGAVAGLVAITPACGFVDPWAAVLLGVLAGAACAYAVGLKYKFGYDDSLDVVGVHLVGGVIGAVALGFLARYPFLDGQEQGVLYGEHGWRQLGLQVLGPVVVGLYSFVVSYILGKVIDMTMGFRISEEDEVNGIDIAAHAESAYDLAPSHSGTASSISAPVSDIKKVEADA; via the coding sequence ATGGATAAGATCGACACCGGCAGTACAGCCTGGATGATCGCGGCCACCGCGCTCGTTCTGCTGATGACCCCAGGCCTCGCCTTCTTCTACGGCGGCATGACCCGGGCCAAGTCTGTCCTGAACATGATGATGATGTCGTTCGTCAGCATGATCACGGTCACCGTTCTCTGGGTTCTCTTCGGCCACTCGCTCGCCTTCGACGCGGCCGGCAACGAGACGGTCAACAAGTTCGTCGGCGGCCTCGACGCCTGGGGCCTGCAGAGCCTGATCACCACGGCCACCTCGGATGAGGGCGGCATGCCGTCCCTCACCTTCTCGGCCTTCCAGCTGACCTTCGCGATCATCACCGTCGCCCTGATCTCGGGCGCCATCGCGGACCGCGCCAAGTTCGGCGCCTGGGTCGTGTTCGGCGGGCTGTGGGCCACGCTGGTCTACTTCCCGGTCGCGCACTGGGTCTGGGGCGGCGGCTGGCTCACCGAGCTGGGCATCGAGGACTTCGCGGGCGGCACGGTCGTCCACATCAACGCCGGTGCGGCCGCTCTCGCGCTCGCCCTGGTGCTCGGCAAGCGCAAGGGCTGGCCGAAGGAGCCCATGCGCCCGCACAACCTGCCGTACGTCCTGCTCGGCGCCGCGCTCCTGTGGTTCGGCTGGTTCGGCTTCAACGCCGGCTCTGAGCTCGCCGTCGACGGCACCGCCGCGCTGGCCTTCATCAACACCCAGATCGCCGCGGCCGTCGCCGCCGGCGCCTGGCTGCTGGTCGAGAAGCTCCGCGACGGCCACGCCACCTCGCTGGGCGCCGCCTCCGGCGCGGTCGCCGGTCTCGTCGCGATCACGCCGGCCTGTGGTTTCGTCGACCCCTGGGCCGCGGTCCTCCTGGGCGTCCTCGCCGGTGCGGCCTGCGCCTACGCGGTCGGCCTCAAGTACAAGTTCGGCTACGACGACTCGCTCGACGTGGTCGGCGTGCACCTGGTCGGCGGTGTCATCGGCGCCGTGGCCCTGGGCTTCCTCGCCCGCTACCCGTTCCTCGACGGCCAGGAGCAGGGTGTCCTGTACGGCGAGCACGGCTGGCGCCAGCTCGGCCTCCAGGTGCTCGGCCCGGTGGTCGTGGGTCTCTACTCCTTCGTGGTCTCCTACATCCTCGGTAAGGTCATCGACATGACCATGGGCTTCCGGATCTCCGAAGAGGACGAGGTCAACGGCATCGACATCGCGGCCCACGCCGAGAGCGCCTACGACCTGGCCCCCTCCCACTCGGGCACCGCCTCCTCGATCTCGGCCCCGGTCTCCGACATCAAGAAGGTTGAGGCTGACGCGTGA
- a CDS encoding P-II family nitrogen regulator, whose protein sequence is MKLITAIIKPFKLDDVKAALETFGVKGMTVSEASGFGRQKGHTEVYRGAEYKVDVVPKIRLEVLVEDEDAEEVIDVVVKAAQTGKIGDGKVWSTSVDTVVRVRTGETGAEAL, encoded by the coding sequence GTGAAGCTGATCACCGCCATCATCAAGCCGTTCAAACTGGACGACGTGAAGGCCGCCCTGGAGACCTTCGGGGTCAAGGGCATGACCGTCAGTGAGGCCAGCGGCTTCGGCCGTCAGAAGGGCCACACCGAGGTCTACCGAGGCGCCGAGTACAAGGTCGACGTCGTGCCGAAGATCCGCCTCGAGGTCCTCGTCGAGGACGAGGACGCCGAAGAGGTCATCGACGTGGTCGTGAAGGCCGCGCAGACCGGCAAGATCGGCGACGGCAAGGTCTGGTCGACCTCGGTCGACACGGTGGTCCGCGTGCGGACCGGCGAGACCGGAGCCGAGGCCCTCTAG
- a CDS encoding [protein-PII] uridylyltransferase, giving the protein MKGLSFATERATRVAELDEWLAELVADAEGVALVAVGSLGRRDLTPGGDLDLVLLHEGRADIAELAEKIWYPVWDRGLQLDHSVRTVAEARAVAGEDLKALMGLLHGRCVAGDRRLAEDVRSKVLADWRASARTRLPELREMTAERWERLGELAFLLEGDVKDAKGGLRDVHVMQAVVATWAVPEPSSRVRAAYDTLLDIRHALHKRTGRSADRLLLQEQDGVAEELGLADGIALLGAVAEAARTISYAADTVWRNVERFCAPPARAERTPIADGLVEYQGEVVLARGANLADPSMPLRAAAASANAGLPLAPATLDQLAKSFTALPVPWPESARTALVSLLGAGPAAIPVWEGLDQVGLVVRMIPDWTRVRNRPQRNAVHKWTVDRHLMEAAAGVAARIRDSSRPDLLLVGAFLHDIGKDGSGRDHSIAGAEHTRVIAAYLGFPKEDVEVLEAVVLHHLLLPDTATRRDLDDPRTIETVAEAVGTPLVLELLHALAAADAGATGPAAWGSWKARLIDELVRRTGAALRGDEPPRTPAPTSAQLALARHDGVAVRVSSSAVRGTWARHTGGSLSITVVAWDRPGLLWQAAGVLALHRLVLRTARTFSHGDVGGGNAVIEFTAQPEFGSPPEPASIEADLRRALAGRLDVADRLERRAKAVRTRPGVPVAPPRVTFVEEASSTATVVEVRAHDRPGLLWRIGRVLGDCGLHIRAAKIDTLGSEAVDVFYVVGHDGGPVTDDVLRGEIEEDILSALG; this is encoded by the coding sequence GTGAAGGGCTTGAGTTTCGCGACGGAACGGGCCACCCGGGTGGCCGAGCTTGACGAGTGGCTTGCGGAGTTGGTGGCGGACGCCGAGGGCGTCGCGCTCGTGGCGGTCGGCAGCCTCGGCCGAAGAGACCTCACCCCGGGAGGGGATCTCGACCTCGTCCTGCTGCACGAGGGACGGGCGGACATCGCCGAGCTCGCCGAGAAGATCTGGTACCCCGTCTGGGATCGCGGCCTCCAGCTCGACCATTCGGTGCGCACGGTCGCCGAGGCCAGGGCCGTCGCGGGGGAGGACCTCAAGGCCCTGATGGGGCTGCTGCACGGCAGGTGCGTCGCGGGGGACCGCCGGCTCGCCGAGGACGTGCGCTCCAAGGTGCTGGCCGACTGGCGCGCCTCGGCGCGGACCCGGCTGCCGGAACTGCGGGAGATGACCGCGGAAAGGTGGGAACGGCTGGGCGAGCTCGCCTTCCTCCTGGAAGGCGACGTCAAGGACGCCAAGGGCGGACTGCGCGACGTGCACGTGATGCAGGCCGTGGTCGCGACCTGGGCGGTGCCCGAGCCGTCCTCAAGGGTCAGGGCCGCCTACGACACCCTCCTCGACATCCGTCACGCGCTGCACAAGCGCACGGGCCGCTCCGCCGACCGCCTCCTGCTGCAGGAACAGGACGGCGTCGCCGAGGAACTCGGCCTGGCCGACGGCATCGCGCTGCTCGGGGCCGTCGCCGAGGCCGCCCGGACGATCTCCTACGCGGCCGACACCGTCTGGCGGAACGTCGAGCGCTTCTGCGCCCCGCCCGCGCGCGCCGAGCGCACGCCCATCGCCGACGGCCTCGTCGAGTACCAGGGAGAGGTGGTCCTGGCGCGCGGCGCGAACCTCGCGGACCCGTCGATGCCGCTGCGCGCGGCCGCCGCCTCGGCCAACGCGGGCCTCCCGCTCGCCCCCGCGACGCTCGACCAGCTCGCCAAGTCCTTCACCGCCCTGCCCGTCCCGTGGCCGGAGTCCGCCCGCACCGCCCTGGTCTCGCTGCTGGGCGCGGGCCCCGCGGCGATCCCCGTCTGGGAGGGGCTGGACCAGGTGGGCCTCGTGGTGCGGATGATCCCGGACTGGACCCGGGTCAGGAACCGGCCGCAGCGCAACGCCGTCCACAAGTGGACCGTCGACCGGCACCTCATGGAGGCCGCCGCGGGCGTCGCGGCCCGCATCCGCGACTCCTCCCGCCCCGACCTGCTGCTCGTGGGCGCCTTCCTGCACGACATCGGCAAGGACGGCTCGGGCCGCGACCACTCGATCGCGGGCGCCGAGCACACCCGGGTGATCGCCGCCTACCTCGGCTTCCCCAAGGAGGACGTCGAGGTCCTGGAGGCCGTCGTCCTGCACCACCTGCTGCTGCCCGACACCGCGACCCGCCGAGATCTCGACGATCCGCGCACCATCGAGACCGTCGCCGAGGCCGTCGGGACGCCGCTCGTCCTCGAACTGCTGCACGCGCTCGCCGCCGCCGACGCGGGCGCGACGGGCCCCGCCGCGTGGGGTTCCTGGAAGGCCAGGCTCATCGACGAGCTCGTCCGGCGCACCGGGGCCGCCCTGCGCGGCGACGAGCCGCCGCGCACGCCCGCGCCGACCTCCGCCCAGCTCGCGCTGGCCAGGCACGACGGCGTCGCCGTCCGGGTCAGCAGCTCCGCGGTCCGCGGCACCTGGGCGCGGCACACGGGCGGGTCGCTGAGCATCACCGTGGTCGCCTGGGACCGTCCCGGGCTGCTCTGGCAGGCCGCGGGCGTGCTCGCCCTGCACAGGCTGGTCCTGCGCACCGCACGGACGTTCTCGCACGGCGACGTCGGCGGCGGCAACGCCGTCATCGAGTTCACCGCGCAGCCCGAGTTCGGCAGCCCGCCGGAGCCCGCGTCGATCGAGGCGGACCTGCGCCGCGCCCTCGCCGGGCGGCTCGACGTGGCCGACCGGCTGGAGCGGCGCGCCAAGGCCGTCCGGACCAGGCCCGGCGTGCCGGTCGCGCCGCCCAGGGTCACCTTCGTGGAGGAGGCGTCGAGCACCGCCACCGTGGTGGAGGTCCGCGCGCACGACAGGCCGGGCCTGCTGTGGCGGATCGGCCGGGTCCTGGGCGACTGCGGCCTGCACATCCGCGCCGCGAAGATCGACACGCTGGGCTCGGAGGCCGTCGACGTGTTCTACGTCGTCGGGCACGACGGCGGCCCGGTGACCGACGACGTGCTGCGCGGCGAGATCGAAGAGGACATTCTCAGCGCGCTCGGCTGA
- a CDS encoding PstS family phosphate ABC transporter substrate-binding protein produces the protein MLKKMVLSAAAVALAVCAVQVPANADPGFTPAKTDFVGVGSDTTQDVVNALAAAYNKTKPANKLASFNATGSATFVPKKGLPKRARVVGSSNGIKALLADTEGAYDFARSSRAKKTDGSEATLSFYAFAQDGVTWAVNYNSFAPKSLKKSQLANIYKCSGAARYWDQVGGKKNGKKRVAIKPWLPQAGSGTRSFFLGAIGLTDAQVGSCVNQKATNIENDGTKVGAGRAAIAPFSIAQWVAQAINHKSDRHGKLVLGKISGVSPTTGKITVTKKGGVKGKNIRLNAADFPHQFLRLVYNVVRTGDAAEFEPVFGPTGYVCDQTALIRSYGFEPIGGGCGALS, from the coding sequence ATGCTCAAGAAGATGGTCCTCAGCGCGGCGGCAGTCGCGCTGGCCGTCTGCGCCGTCCAGGTTCCGGCGAACGCCGACCCGGGCTTCACGCCGGCCAAGACCGACTTCGTCGGGGTCGGTTCGGACACGACGCAGGACGTCGTGAACGCGCTCGCCGCCGCGTACAACAAGACGAAGCCGGCCAACAAGCTCGCCAGCTTCAACGCGACCGGCTCGGCCACCTTCGTGCCGAAGAAGGGCCTGCCCAAGCGGGCCCGCGTGGTCGGCTCCAGCAACGGCATCAAGGCGCTGCTGGCCGACACCGAGGGCGCTTACGACTTCGCCCGTTCCTCGCGCGCGAAGAAGACCGACGGCAGCGAGGCCACGCTGAGCTTCTACGCCTTCGCGCAGGACGGCGTCACCTGGGCGGTGAACTACAACAGCTTCGCGCCCAAGAGCCTGAAGAAGTCCCAGCTCGCCAACATCTACAAGTGCTCCGGCGCGGCCCGCTACTGGGACCAGGTCGGCGGCAAGAAGAACGGCAAGAAGCGCGTCGCCATCAAGCCGTGGCTGCCGCAGGCCGGCTCCGGCACCCGCTCCTTCTTCCTCGGCGCGATCGGCCTGACCGACGCCCAGGTCGGCTCCTGCGTGAACCAGAAGGCCACCAACATCGAGAACGACGGCACCAAGGTCGGCGCGGGCCGCGCCGCCATCGCGCCGTTCTCCATCGCGCAGTGGGTCGCCCAGGCGATCAACCACAAGAGCGATCGCCACGGCAAGCTCGTCCTCGGCAAGATCTCGGGCGTCTCGCCGACCACCGGCAAGATCACCGTCACCAAGAAGGGCGGCGTCAAGGGCAAGAACATCCGCCTGAACGCCGCCGACTTCCCGCACCAGTTCCTGCGGCTGGTCTACAACGTCGTCCGCACCGGCGACGCCGCCGAGTTCGAGCCGGTCTTCGGCCCGACCGGCTACGTGTGCGACCAGACCGCGCTCATCCGCTCCTACGGCTTCGAGCCGATCGGTGGCGGCTGCGGCGCGCTGTCCTAG
- the pstC gene encoding phosphate ABC transporter permease subunit PstC: protein MSIASPAPPHAEPVAEQKRRTTARLLPVDVAFRTAVRGSGLTLLVILGFIGLFLALRGFSALDTAGHRFFTTQTWDPELHDFGIASVLPGTVEIALTALVVGVPIAVFAALYISEYAAPGMRRALIALIDLMAAIPSILYGLWGVTFLQPRLIGVSRWLSDHASFLPFFRVDTDHADPGSFTSSHFIAGLVVGMMVIPICCSLSREVFSQAPQAEREAAYALGSTRWGMIRTVVLPFGRGGVIGAAMLSLGRALGETIAVVLIISPDFRATLHVLEGAGNSISALIALRYSDSSEFGLSALMAAGLVLFAVTLVINFFAAMIINRSRSGASTEA, encoded by the coding sequence ATGAGCATCGCCTCTCCGGCGCCTCCCCATGCCGAGCCCGTCGCGGAGCAGAAGCGGCGGACCACCGCGCGCCTCCTCCCGGTGGACGTCGCCTTCCGCACGGCGGTACGCGGCTCGGGCTTGACGCTCCTGGTCATCCTCGGCTTCATCGGCCTCTTCCTGGCCCTCCGCGGCTTCTCGGCGCTCGACACCGCCGGGCACCGCTTCTTCACCACGCAGACCTGGGACCCGGAGCTGCACGACTTCGGCATCGCCTCGGTGCTGCCGGGCACCGTCGAGATCGCGCTGACCGCGCTGGTGGTCGGCGTGCCGATCGCGGTGTTCGCCGCGCTGTACATCAGCGAGTACGCGGCGCCGGGCATGCGCCGCGCGCTGATCGCGCTCATCGACCTCATGGCCGCGATCCCCTCGATCCTCTACGGGCTCTGGGGGGTGACGTTCCTCCAGCCGCGCCTGATCGGAGTCTCGCGCTGGCTGTCGGACCACGCGTCCTTCCTCCCCTTCTTCCGGGTCGACACCGACCACGCGGACCCCGGTTCCTTCACCTCCTCGCACTTCATCGCCGGCCTCGTCGTCGGCATGATGGTGATCCCGATCTGCTGCTCGCTGTCGCGGGAGGTGTTCTCCCAGGCCCCGCAGGCGGAGCGGGAGGCGGCCTACGCGCTCGGCTCGACCCGCTGGGGCATGATCCGCACCGTGGTGCTGCCGTTCGGGCGCGGCGGCGTCATCGGCGCGGCGATGCTCTCGCTGGGCCGCGCGCTGGGGGAGACCATCGCGGTCGTCCTCATCATCTCCCCGGACTTCCGCGCCACCCTCCACGTGCTGGAGGGCGCGGGCAACTCCATCTCCGCGCTCATCGCGCTGCGCTACTCCGACTCCAGCGAGTTCGGCCTGTCGGCCCTCATGGCCGCGGGACTCGTGCTGTTCGCGGTGACGCTCGTCATCAACTTCTTCGCCGCCATGATCATCAACCGCAGCCGTTCCGGCGCGTCGACCGAGGCCTGA
- the pstA gene encoding phosphate ABC transporter permease PstA — protein sequence MTIADPRTDPPAATDRAAEPRPAPRGRFRPGGAVREDRFALAGAAVASLTLVWILFTRLLPFTGALGFAACWYVAFLLLYAVIVTHEHGRLAAADRLVSVLVHSAGLLTVTVIAAILGFTVLRGAQAFAHANFFTQTMSDTGALDPLTSGGVLHAVVGSLIQLGIGVAIAMPLGIATALFLVEVGGRLTRPVRLIVDTMSALPSVLAGLFVLAAFILTFGFQKSGLAAALAIAIMMVPIVTRASEVVLRLVPGGLREAAYALGAGQWQVVRHVVLPTARSGLATGIVLAMARGVGETAPVLLTAGFARGMNADPFEGNMTNLPLYIYTYVKFPQPDMVSRAFGAALVLALVVLVLFTVARLLGGAAPGQMTRRARRRLAAAERASAPAPAPLPVKSPLPSEKETSA from the coding sequence ATGACCATCGCCGATCCGCGCACCGACCCGCCCGCCGCGACCGACCGGGCGGCGGAGCCCCGGCCGGCGCCGCGCGGCCGCTTCCGCCCCGGTGGCGCCGTCCGCGAGGACCGCTTCGCCCTGGCCGGGGCCGCCGTGGCGAGCCTGACCCTGGTGTGGATCCTGTTCACCAGGCTGCTGCCCTTCACCGGCGCGCTCGGCTTCGCCGCGTGCTGGTACGTGGCCTTCCTTCTCCTGTACGCGGTCATCGTGACGCACGAGCACGGGCGGCTCGCCGCGGCCGACCGCCTGGTGAGCGTGCTCGTGCACAGCGCGGGGCTGCTCACCGTCACCGTCATCGCGGCGATCCTCGGGTTCACCGTGCTGCGCGGGGCGCAGGCGTTCGCGCACGCCAACTTCTTCACCCAGACGATGTCCGACACCGGCGCGCTCGACCCGCTCACCAGCGGCGGCGTGCTCCACGCCGTCGTCGGCTCGCTGATTCAGCTCGGCATCGGGGTGGCCATCGCGATGCCGCTGGGGATCGCCACCGCGCTGTTCCTGGTCGAGGTCGGCGGGCGGCTGACCCGTCCGGTGCGGCTCATCGTCGACACGATGAGCGCGCTGCCGTCCGTCCTGGCGGGGCTGTTCGTGCTCGCCGCCTTCATCCTGACCTTCGGGTTCCAGAAGTCCGGTCTCGCCGCCGCCCTGGCCATCGCGATCATGATGGTGCCGATCGTCACCCGGGCGTCCGAGGTCGTCCTGCGGCTGGTGCCGGGCGGGCTGCGCGAGGCCGCCTACGCGCTCGGCGCCGGGCAGTGGCAGGTCGTGCGGCACGTGGTGCTGCCGACGGCGCGCTCCGGCCTGGCGACCGGCATCGTGCTGGCGATGGCGCGCGGAGTGGGCGAGACCGCCCCGGTGCTGCTGACGGCGGGGTTCGCGCGCGGCATGAACGCCGACCCCTTCGAGGGGAACATGACGAACCTCCCCCTCTACATCTACACCTACGTGAAGTTCCCGCAGCCGGACATGGTCTCGCGGGCGTTCGGGGCGGCCCTGGTGCTGGCGCTCGTCGTCCTCGTGCTCTTCACCGTCGCGCGCCTCCTGGGGGGTGCGGCGCCCGGGCAGATGACGCGCCGCGCCCGCCGCAGGCTCGCGGCGGCCGAGCGCGCCTCCGCCCCGGCCCCCGCCCCGCTGCCGGTGAAGTCACCCCTCCCATCCGAGAAGGAGACGTCCGCATGA
- the pstS gene encoding phosphate ABC transporter substrate-binding protein PstS — translation MSARRLGALALASLIALLPVRPAAAADFVPVTGSGSTWSQVALDQWAAAVKKNGITVNYTGSGSTAGRTDFRSSQVDFAVSEIPFQLHPEDGSPAEVSKRAYAYMPIVAGGTSFMYHLTKNGKRVENLRLSGDTLTKIFTGKITNWSDPAITKDMNGVAMPNRKITPVTRSDGSGTTAQFSLWMDTQYPDLWRPFFKKKGLTSYYPTLPGGKQQNGSNGVAAYVSASYGEGAITYVEYAYARNAGYPAVKVKNKSGYFTLPTASNVAVALTKAEINSDLTQKLEGVYDSADKRAYPLSSYSYMIIPTSTQAPFTKEKGQTLSTFIDYFLCSGQQKAPELGYSPLPKNLVEAAYTQMNRIPGHISAGADLSTCHNPTFEGGENVLLKTAPQPEACDQEGKIPCGEPGAGTTATGDAPDASAAPTAGATTAAVAADGPVVAADSTAFAEPVEVAAQSGVGLVAGAVSAAVLLGALVLPPVLTAYTRRRRAGGQR, via the coding sequence ATGAGCGCTCGACGTCTGGGGGCGCTCGCACTGGCGTCCCTGATCGCACTCCTGCCCGTCCGCCCCGCCGCGGCGGCCGATTTCGTGCCCGTGACGGGCAGCGGCTCGACCTGGAGCCAGGTGGCGCTGGACCAGTGGGCGGCCGCGGTCAAGAAGAACGGCATCACCGTCAACTACACCGGGTCGGGCTCGACCGCGGGGCGCACCGACTTCCGCAGCTCCCAGGTCGACTTCGCCGTCTCGGAGATCCCCTTCCAGCTGCACCCCGAGGACGGCAGCCCGGCCGAGGTGAGCAAGCGCGCCTACGCCTACATGCCGATCGTCGCGGGCGGCACGTCGTTCATGTACCACCTCACCAAGAACGGCAAGCGGGTGGAGAACCTGCGGCTGTCGGGCGACACGCTCACCAAGATCTTCACCGGGAAGATCACCAACTGGAGCGACCCGGCGATCACCAAGGACATGAACGGCGTGGCGATGCCGAACCGGAAGATCACTCCGGTGACGCGCTCGGACGGCTCGGGCACCACCGCGCAGTTCTCCCTGTGGATGGACACCCAGTACCCCGACCTGTGGCGGCCCTTCTTCAAGAAGAAGGGCCTGACCTCGTACTATCCGACGCTGCCCGGAGGCAAGCAGCAGAACGGCTCCAACGGCGTGGCCGCCTACGTGTCGGCCAGCTACGGAGAGGGCGCCATCACCTACGTCGAGTACGCCTACGCGCGGAACGCGGGCTACCCGGCCGTCAAAGTGAAGAACAAGTCCGGCTACTTCACGCTGCCGACCGCGTCCAACGTCGCGGTCGCGCTCACCAAGGCCGAGATCAACTCCGACCTGACCCAGAAGCTCGAGGGCGTCTACGACAGCGCCGACAAGCGCGCTTATCCGCTGTCGAGCTATTCGTACATGATCATCCCGACGTCCACGCAGGCGCCCTTCACCAAGGAGAAGGGCCAGACGCTCTCGACGTTCATCGACTACTTCCTGTGCTCCGGCCAGCAGAAGGCGCCGGAACTCGGCTACTCGCCGCTGCCGAAGAACCTGGTCGAGGCCGCCTACACGCAGATGAACCGGATACCCGGTCACATCTCGGCGGGGGCGGACCTGTCCACCTGCCACAACCCCACCTTCGAGGGCGGCGAGAACGTGCTGCTCAAGACCGCCCCGCAACCCGAGGCGTGCGACCAGGAGGGCAAGATCCCCTGCGGCGAGCCCGGCGCGGGCACCACCGCCACCGGCGACGCGCCGGACGCGAGCGCCGCGCCGACCGCGGGCGCCACCACGGCGGCCGTCGCCGCGGACGGGCCGGTGGTCGCGGCGGACAGCACCGCCTTCGCCGAGCCGGTCGAGGTCGCGGCGCAGAGCGGGGTGGGGCTGGTCGCCGGGGCGGTCTCCGCCGCGGTGCTGCTGGGGGCGCTCGTGCTGCCCCCGGTCCTCACCGCCTACACCCGCCGCCGCCGCGCGGGAGGACAGCGATGA